A genome region from Triticum aestivum cultivar Chinese Spring chromosome 2B, IWGSC CS RefSeq v2.1, whole genome shotgun sequence includes the following:
- the LOC123041522 gene encoding protein DCL homolog, chloroplastic, which produces MALAAAVAVPFLLHARLGPRFAPALSPRRLLCCSTTAYEPPHSARPPASKQAEPVSQVPWRAAEAEILSDVEPVVQLIKDILHSDRYADGECLGPADEIVVAEKLLAYHPRAEDKIGCGLDGIMVDRHPQFRKSRCLFVVRTDGVWIDFSYQKCLREYIRRKYPSHGERFIRENFKRT; this is translated from the coding sequence ATGGCtctggccgccgccgtcgccgtacCGTTCCTCCTCCACGCTCGCCTGGGACCGCGCTTCGCGCCGGCGCTGTCTCCCCGCCGCCTGCTGTGCTGCTCCACTACCGCCTACGAGCCCCCTCACTCCGCGCGGCCGCCGGCGTCGAAGCAGGCCGAGCCCGTGTCCCAGGTGCCGTGGAGGGCCGCGGAGGCCGAGATCCTCAGCGACGTCGAACCCGTCGTGCAGCTCATCAAGGACATCCTCCATTCGGACAGATACGCAGACGGCGAATGCCTTGGCCCCGCGGACGAAATCGTTGTTGCGGAAAAGCTCCTTGCCTATCATCCACGCGCTGAAGATAAGATTGGCTGCGGGCTTGACGGCATAATGGTCGATAGGCACCCGCAGTTCAGGAAGTCTAGATGCCTCTTCGTCGTTCGCACGGACGGCGTCTGGATTGATTTCTCCTACCAGAAGTGCCTCCGTGAGTACATCCGGAGAAAGTATCCATCGCATGGGGAGCGATTTATCCGAGAAAATTTCAAGCGAACCTGA